The DNA segment CCCCCGAGGAGCGCTTCGTCTCCAGCCTGGCGGCCATGGTCCACAACATGGACACGGACGAGGGCCGCTTCGACAAGCAGACGGTGCAAGAGCTGGTCGGCACCATCGACGCGCTGGTGTCGGATCAGCTCAATGCCGTGTTGCACGCGCCGGAGTTCCAGGAGGTGGAGGCGCAGTGGACCGCGCTCAACGACCTGGTGCGCAACACCAACTTCAAGGCCAACGTCGAGCTGAGCCTGCTGGATGTCTCCAAGGAGGAGGCCTACAGCGACCTGGAGACGAACGCGGCGGACGTCGCCGGTTCGGAGTTCTTCAAGAAGCTGTACGTCGCTGAGTACGACCAGTACGGCGGCGCCCCCTACGGCGCGCTGGTGGGCATGTACGAGTTCGCCAACACGCCGCAGGACATGCTGTGGCTCAAGACGATGGGGAAGATCGCCGCGGCCAGCCACGCGCCGTTCGTGGCGTCCGTGTCCCCGCGCTTCTTCGGCTGCGACACCATGAAGGAGGTGTCTCAGCTGCGTGACGTGGCCAGCCTGCTGGACTCGCCCAAGTACTCCGCCTGGAACGCGCTGCGTGACACGGACGAGGCCGCCTACGTGGGCCTCACGCTGCCGCGCTACATCGTCCGGCCGCCCTACAACCCGGAGACCTACCCGGCCCCCGGCATGAACTTCACGGAGGCGGTGAAGGGCGACAAGGAAGAGGAGTACCTCTGGGGCAACGCGGCCATGCTGTTCGCGCGCAACCTGGTGCGCTCGTTCGCGGGCTCCGGCTGGTGCCAGCACATCCGCGGCCCCAAGGGCGGCGGCCTGGTGGCGGGCCTGCCCGTGCACCTGACGCACCTGCGCGGCGAGGAGGAGATGAAGCTGCCCGTGGAGATGTCCATCCCGGACTTCCGCGAACTCGAGCTGGCCAACGGCGGCTTCATCCCGCTCATCCACAAGAAGGGGAGCGCGGAGGCCGTCTTCTTCAGCGTCCAGTCCCTCAAGAAGGCCAAGGTCTTCGAGGACACGAAGGACTCGGAGAACTCGCAGCTGGTGACGAACCTGGCCTACACGTACTCCATCAGCCGCATCGCGCACTACGTGAAGGCCATCATGCGCGAGAACATCGGCAGCACGGCCAACGCGGCGTACATGCAGCAGCAGCTGGACCGGTGGATCTCCCGGTACGTCACCACGCTGGTGAACCCGGATGACCTGACGCTGCGCTACTACCCCTTCAAGGCCTACAACCTCACCGTGGCGGAAGTGCCCGGCAAGGTGGGCTGGTACCACTGCAACCTCTCCGTCCTCCCGCACATCCAGTTCGAAGGCATGAACGTGGACCTCCGCGTGGATGCGCGGCTCGGCTGACAAACCCCGCAGCAAAATGGAGGACCGAAACCATGGGTGATGGACCGCTTGGCATTTCGTGTGACTGGCAGCAGACCATCCAGCAGCGCCCCCAGAAGAACATCCCGGTGGGCTACCTGCTGGACATCAAGGGGATGGGCAAGGACGACGGCTCGTTCCCCAAGAGCAGCAGCCTCTTCTACACCCCGTTCGTCGGCGATCCCGCCTACGCCGGTGTGGCGTTGGAGGACGTGGGCGCGAAGAAGGCCGTGCGCGCGGTGGGCCTCATCACCCAGCTCCAGTGGGAGGGCGGCAAGCTCGACCCCATTGACTTCACGGTGCTGATCTCGCCGGAGAACAAGGCGGACTTCACCGGCATCACCAACACGGAGATCCGTCAGCTCAAGTTCTGGATCTGCGAGTGGGACAGCGCCCAGGGCAAGTGGTTCGAGAAGTGCTATCCGCTCGGTGACGAGGCCGGTGGCCCCGCCAACGAGATGTCCGCCCGGCTGAACCAGAAGGGCAGCGAGGTGATGATGCACGTGGGTGATCCGGAGAACGTGGGCGTCACGGACGTCAAGTTCTGCCAGATGACCTTCCAGCTCATCCCGGACAAGGCGCACCTGTGCAACATCCACTACGGGCACAACTCGCTGGACAAGGACGTGTACGCCTGGGGCTACGTCGAAGGCAAACAGTAGTCAGCGGTTGAAGCAGGACGGGGAGGGCGGGAAAGCGCCTTCCCCGTTTCCGCGTTAGGGGGCTACTTGTCAGAGCCCCACTTGGTGACGCGGCGCTCCTGGGAGTTGGTGGCGAACTCCAGGGTGGTGCTCTTCTTGGGCGCGGGCACCACCCGGAACTGGAAGCGGTGGAAGCGGATGTCCAGGTCCTCGGCCAGCGTGGCGGGCTGATTGTCCAGGAAGACCTTGGGGCGGCCCTTCTCCGTGTCCATCAGCGCCTCTGCGGAAGCAGGGCTCTTCAGCTTGGCGGCTTCGAACCAGGTGTCACCCGCTTCATCGAAGTCGATGATGGCCCACGCCAGCTTCAGCCGCAGGTTGTCCAAGGGCTTGGCGAAGTGGTTGAGCACGTTCGCGGCCGTGACGCGGCCCACGTACACGGTGAAGTCCATGGGGCCGGAAGCACCATTCATGGCCAGCCGTTCAATGAGACCAATGCATTGCGCCTTGGGCCCGAAATCACCCACCGTGGGGGAGAACAGGGTGAGGTCCTTCGCCAGGTTGAGCCCCCCGCAGCCGTTCCATTCCAGCAGATATCCCAGCGCTCCACGAAAGCCGGGCCGGTATTGAAACCCGGTCTGCCAATTGCATTCGAGTTCGAGTACGTCGGGCTTGGCGATGGGCATGGGGTGTCTGTCCTTGTGAATGAAAGACATGTAACATGAAGTGGAAAGACAGACCATGAGAGACCTGAGCCTGTGCCTGCGCCCCGTGGAGGGCGGATCGCTGGAGCGCCTGGAGTCGCATGATCCGCGCTTCCTCACGGTGGCGGACCTGGTGCAGCGGGAGGCCTACGTCGAGGCCGCGGACGCCATCGAGGCCCTGGACGGTGAAGGGGTCTACGAGGTCCGGCTGTCGGCCTACTACCTCTTCGCGACGCTGCGCGAGGACGGGCTCGCGCGCCTGCCGGAGGTGCTGGAGGTGCTGGTCGCGCTCTCGCGCGCGGCGGCGGAGGAGGCCGCGCAGGGCGAGGGGAAGGACAAGTCCAAGCCCGCGGTGCTGCTCAACAAGGCGCTGACGTGGCTGTTCCAGATCCTGGTGAGCGCGCTGAAGTATCACCACGGCAAGCGGGACGCCGGCTGGGAGGCGTGGACCAAGGGCTTCACGGACGGCAAGCGCAAGGACGCCCTGCGCGGCATCCAGACCCTGCAGGGCGTGCTGGAAGGCCCCGCGTTCCGCAACGGGGCCCAGGGCCTGGCGGGGCTGGGACAGTGGCTGCGGGAGACGACGCAGGAGCGCGCGGCCGCTCCCGCTCCGGCCCCGGAGCCCGCGAAGCCGGCCGCCCCCGCGAAGGGGCGCGGCGCGAAGACCTCCGCGGCTGCGGCGGCCACGCCGCCATCGCCGTTCCCCCGCACGACGGGGCCGCTGCAGCTGCGGGGATCCGTGCACCTGCTGGAGCTGTGCGACAAGCTCAAGGCCTTCGAGGTGCTGGTGGAACGCGGCGACTTCCAGAAGGCCGCGATGGTGAGCGACGACGTGCTCCGGACGCTGGAGGAGTTCGACCCGCGGCGCTACCTGCCGGAGCTGTTCTCGTCGTTCGGTGCGCTGCTCAACCGCCACGTGGGGGACATCCAGGAGCACTGGGAGCGCAAGGACACGATGGAGTGGCGCACGCTGTCGCAGTTCTACCAGGTGGACCTGGGCGCCTTCGTGGGGCCGGGCGAGTGAGGCGGCTCCGGTCATGATCGGCGCCTCGCCGCTGCTGTCCCCGCTGGAGCGGCGCATCCGCGCCCGCGCGAAGGACTTCGACCTGGGACCGCTGCTGCGGCTCTTGGAGACGCAGGGCTATGGCCGGGACCGGGTGCTCTTTGAGAGCAACCCGGAGCCGGTGGCGTCCGCGTCGCTGGTGGAGGCGGTGACGTTCCACCTTGCCCCGGTGCGCCGGGTGGTGGTGACGCTCAACCTGGGCCTCCTGGCCACGCCGGGCCTGTTGCCCAGCTACTTCCTCCAGGTGGCCGAACAGTTGCCGGAGCCGGAGCCGTTCCTCGACTTCATCCGCTTCTTCGACCACCGGCTGCTGCTGGCGCTGGTGGACGCGCTGCACCCCGAACGGGACGCGAGCCTGGTGGGGGACTGGGAGCGCACGAAGGGCTTCTACCTGCGCATGGTGGGCGTGGATTCGCAGGCCACGCTCCAGTGGCTGTTCCAGCAGGTGTTCCCGGAGCTGCGCGTGACGTGTGTCCGCCGCTCCTTCCGCACGCGCTTCTCCGGCATGCGGCCCGCCTTCGGGCCCACGCCGCTGGATGGCACGGGCATCCTGGGCCAGACGTACGCGACGGACATCGGGGGCTTCCAGGTGGAGGTGTTCGCGGACGAGGAGGCGGACATGCGCGGGCGGGACTGGCCCGCGCGGGTGCGCCACCGCTTCCACCGGCACATCCTGCCGCTGCTCGTGCCCGCGCGGATGCAGCTGGAGGTGGTGCTGACGGTGCTCGCGCACGGGCGGACCGTGCGCCTGGGGCCTCGGGGGCAGCTGGGCTACGAGCGGCTGCCGGGCGCGGAGGGCAAGCCGCTGCGGCAGCTCATCTTCCTGGGCGACACGTCCGTGCCGGTGGCCGCGCCTCCGCGTGTCGAAGGCGACCGGCAGGGCATGGCCATGGGTACGCCGAAAGCAGCTGGACGTTAGGAGGGGAGGGGACCGTGGGCTTTCTGCACCGGAAGTTCCTGGGGGTGGTGGAGACGCCTCGTGAAGCCGTGCTCCGCAACCTGGGCCACCTGCTCCAGGCCAAGCGTGGCGCGGCGTCCGTGCTGCCCGGCTTCGGGTTGACGGAGACGGGGTTCCGCTCGGACGCGGAGCGCCTCGCGGGCCTGGGCCTGGAGATCCGCGAGACGCTGTCGCGCTACGAGCAGCGCGTGGAGGTGGTGTCCATCGACGAGGCGCCCGCCACGGCAGGCGGCGCGCCCGGTCTGGTGGTGCGCCTGCTCCTGCGTGACTCCCACGAGCCCATGGACCTGCTCCTGGACCCGGGCTCGCGCCGCCTGCGCGAACGGCCTCCAGAAGAGGCAGCTGGGGAGGACGACCCATGAAGTTCACCGAACAGCTGAAGCTGACGCTGGACCTCAAGGCCGGCGACGAGTCCTTCACGCTGCCCGCGGGCAGCATCAAGCGCCTGTCGGTGAAGGCGCGCTCCTACGGCTTCGAGGCCCAGGTGGAGTGGTGGGTGATGTGCAAGGAGAGCGGGGACGAGGACACGCTCTTCGCCCCCTTCACCGACACCAAGCCCCTGACGGCGACGCTGACCGTGGACCGCCGCTACGGCGCGCAGTCGGAGGGGCGCGAGGGCGCGGAGGCCCTGCCGCTGAAGTTCATCGGGCGGGTGGAGGAGCGCCACGTCCGCGAGCGCTCGCTGGCGAACGTGAAGGACGCGCCGGTGATGCAGCGGCGCTACCGCATCCGCCTGGTGGACCCCGCGGCGATGCTGTGGCGCCGCCACTTCCCCAGCGGCGTGTGGGTGGACGAGACGCTGCAAGCGGTCATCCAGGCGAACACTCCTGGAGGCCTGGACGTGGCCTACGAGTGGGAGGCGGCGGGGACGAAGCACGGCCTCCACGCGCTGGGGCTGGGCGCGGACGACGACTCCGGCGCCAGCTTCCTGGACTTCCTGCACTGGGTGCAGGCGCGCATGCATGCGGGCATGTTCCTGGACTACGCGGAAGGGAAGTACACGCTCGCGGCCGCGAAGCCCGAAGGCGGCGAGGCGCTGGTGTTCACCCGCGACGAGGTGGCGGAGGTGGACCTGCGCTACCCGGAGCCGCGGCGGGACGCGCTGTCGGTGCTCAACAGCTACGTGGACGCCGGCACGAAGCGCAAGGCGGTGGAGAACGCGGACGCCATCGCTGGTGTCCTCACCGAATGCCTGGTCACCTCCACGCTGGAGGGCACGCTCACGGACCGGGTGACGCTGGAGACGAACCGCCAGCAGCTGGAGGGCCCGGAGGTGCGGCTGTCCTTCGCGGGCTATCCCCGCGCGTCGCTGGTGCTCAACGGGCTCTACACGCTGGGGGACTTCAGCACGCAGGCCGCGACGCACGGCAAGCAGTACCGGCTGCACACGCTGGAGCTGGAAGCACGCGCCGTTGAGGCCGACGCCGCGCACGACCCGGACAGCGACGCCAACGACTACGAGCTGAAGTTGAAGGCCACGCTGGAGGAGGCGGCGGACCCCACCTTCCGGCGCCCTCGCTTCCGGCCGCCGCGCTGGCCCTTCCTCGCGGAGGGGCGGGTGGTGAGCGAAGAGGGCGGGGATCCGGACCGCACGTATCAGATCCGCCAGGACGACGAGACGTCGGTGGAGTCGTACCGGGTGAAGCTGCCCTTGTGGGACAAGGAGGTGCTCGTCCCCTATGAGCCGCACCAGCAGCCCGGGCACTTCTACTTCCCCATGGACAAGGGGACGCGGGTGCTGGTGTCGCTGGGCTACCAGCACGCGCGCATGGACCGCTTCCTGGAATGGCGTCCCGGCGCGCGGCTCCCCAAGGAGTCGCAGGGCAACCACCTGCTCCTGGGCAAGACGGACAAGAGCGAGACGTCCATCCAGCACCTGTACCAGGACTCGAAGCCCATGCTGCGCATCCAGCGCACCCTGGAGAAGGACACCCAGCTCATCGAGGTGACCGAGGGCCGGATGTTCCTGCGCGTGCAGGAGGGGGATTAGGCCATGCGGATGGATGAAGCGCTCTACGCGTCGTTCCTGGAGGAGCTCCAGGCGC comes from the Corallococcus exiguus genome and includes:
- the tssC gene encoding type VI secretion system contractile sheath large subunit; protein product: MPTTPASSTTATTAVADVPLDLPLFLNSVRLGSVPTARDASTQTDLLVIPDDATPEERFVSSLAAMVHNMDTDEGRFDKQTVQELVGTIDALVSDQLNAVLHAPEFQEVEAQWTALNDLVRNTNFKANVELSLLDVSKEEAYSDLETNAADVAGSEFFKKLYVAEYDQYGGAPYGALVGMYEFANTPQDMLWLKTMGKIAAASHAPFVASVSPRFFGCDTMKEVSQLRDVASLLDSPKYSAWNALRDTDEAAYVGLTLPRYIVRPPYNPETYPAPGMNFTEAVKGDKEEEYLWGNAAMLFARNLVRSFAGSGWCQHIRGPKGGGLVAGLPVHLTHLRGEEEMKLPVEMSIPDFRELELANGGFIPLIHKKGSAEAVFFSVQSLKKAKVFEDTKDSENSQLVTNLAYTYSISRIAHYVKAIMRENIGSTANAAYMQQQLDRWISRYVTTLVNPDDLTLRYYPFKAYNLTVAEVPGKVGWYHCNLSVLPHIQFEGMNVDLRVDARLG
- a CDS encoding GPW/gp25 family protein — translated: MGFLHRKFLGVVETPREAVLRNLGHLLQAKRGAASVLPGFGLTETGFRSDAERLAGLGLEIRETLSRYEQRVEVVSIDEAPATAGGAPGLVVRLLLRDSHEPMDLLLDPGSRRLRERPPEEAAGEDDP
- a CDS encoding type VI secretion system protein IglI family protein, giving the protein MRDLSLCLRPVEGGSLERLESHDPRFLTVADLVQREAYVEAADAIEALDGEGVYEVRLSAYYLFATLREDGLARLPEVLEVLVALSRAAAEEAAQGEGKDKSKPAVLLNKALTWLFQILVSALKYHHGKRDAGWEAWTKGFTDGKRKDALRGIQTLQGVLEGPAFRNGAQGLAGLGQWLRETTQERAAAPAPAPEPAKPAAPAKGRGAKTSAAAAATPPSPFPRTTGPLQLRGSVHLLELCDKLKAFEVLVERGDFQKAAMVSDDVLRTLEEFDPRRYLPELFSSFGALLNRHVGDIQEHWERKDTMEWRTLSQFYQVDLGAFVGPGE
- a CDS encoding type VI secretion system baseplate subunit TssG → MIGASPLLSPLERRIRARAKDFDLGPLLRLLETQGYGRDRVLFESNPEPVASASLVEAVTFHLAPVRRVVVTLNLGLLATPGLLPSYFLQVAEQLPEPEPFLDFIRFFDHRLLLALVDALHPERDASLVGDWERTKGFYLRMVGVDSQATLQWLFQQVFPELRVTCVRRSFRTRFSGMRPAFGPTPLDGTGILGQTYATDIGGFQVEVFADEEADMRGRDWPARVRHRFHRHILPLLVPARMQLEVVLTVLAHGRTVRLGPRGQLGYERLPGAEGKPLRQLIFLGDTSVPVAAPPRVEGDRQGMAMGTPKAAGR